The window GCATGCATTAACTTGTTGGCATGAGTGTGGTGACATTGTTGGATGTAGCTTTTTTCGCCATTTTTCACATACCTGAAAAATTCAAATAAAGTGTTGACATGCTGCATACATGTAACGAGaaataataagaagaaaaataaaTGTGTGAAAATAAGAGTATGCATGAGCAAGAAACTATTTTTTTTCTTACAAGCTCAATGAATGTTTCAGAAGGATCACGTCCACAATCGCGATAACTCTGGCGTCCTGCCATTATTTGTAGGATTACGGCACCCAAACTGAACACATCATATTTTTGTGAGATTATGTTTTCGTTAATATATTCCGGTGGCATGAATCCCCTGCATGGTATCATATCCAATTAATTTGCAACAAAGTTATATTGGAATTGCTTACTTCTCATAAGGTACCAACTCACATTGTCCCTATCAATGTTCCTGTTGCCGTGGTAATGGTTTTTGCTGAAGGGAAGATTCTTGATATACCAAAATCTCCTATTTTCGGCATCATGTTGTTGTCCAGCAGTATATTTGCTGGCTTTAAGTCTAGATGGTAAATATTTACGCTATGAAGATAATTTAAACCGGAACACACTCCCTTAATTATTTTGTAACATGTCTGCCAATCAAGTCCGCATGGCTGCTCATCTGTTGACATAAACATGAAATATATTCAAATACGTCAAGTGATTGATTGAAAATTAGATATACTGTTTCTTTTCATGCAAAATAAGATAGTCTAAGTAGAGCACGGTCATACCAGAAAGGTGCCTCTCAAGGTCTCCACCATGCAAATATTCAAAGCAGAGAATTCTTATTGGCTCATGAGCAAAGATATATTTTTCATCGAGCTTCATCCAGTTGCCTGGATGATAGCAGTAGCCAACATACTGTATGATATTTTGATGATGGGCCCTAATAATGTTATTGAACTCATCTGCAAATTTCGTGTCTTCAGGCCCTATGTGAGTAAGCTTCTTCAGGGCAATCTCTTCCCCGTTGTCCAATACTCCCTGTTAAATATTTCTTGTTCATATGGCACATGTGTGGGTACTTGAAGTTCGCAGTAGCAGATCAGTTAAGAAAATAGAAAATTCAATTTACAATCGCACCTTGTAAACTACTGCAAACCCACCCTTGCCAATTATGCGGTCCTCAGAAAGATTATTCGTAATATGTCGTAAGAAGTCGAGTGTAAACTCCCTTGACGTTGGAGTTGTATCCACTAAATTGCTCTCCATTGTATCCTATATCTCCTGCTGGTTAGGACGAGTATCCATGTCCCATCGATCGAATAAGACAGAAATTGTTTCAAATTGATGAGCTGAAAGGTTGAATGCATAACTttcacaaatactccctccattcctaaatataagtctttctagagattccaatacggactatatacggagtaaaatgagtgaatctacattctaaaatatgtctatatacatccgtatatagtccACATTGGaatttctaaaaagacttatatttaggaacagagggagtaatagaCATGTTTCTAACTTAGAAGGGAATATATACATGTGGGTACATACCCTGTTCTTTTTACAAACACTAACTCAGGAGCTTAGATAATCTCATATTGACCTACTTGCTGAGATGTGCAGCATACCTACCTAGCTAACTAAAAACTTCTTCATTTGTTCGTGGCTAAAGCAGCAGCAAGCTAGCTAACTAACAAGAAATAAAATTCATACTATTACAACGAGCTAGCAAGCTCAAGAACTGATAAAAAACTAAAGAAATGGAAGCAGCCAGCGAGCAGCTTTCTTCAACAAAAATCGACCAAAAGGATAAAGGGTTAACAGAGGAATCCTTAGTAGCTAGCTATTTTGGTAGAATGATTAACAGAGGAATCATTAGTAGCTAGCTATTCGGTAGAACGCAAGCTAGCACCTCAAGTCCTGGACTAACCTGGAGAGCGCCCTTCTGAAGGGGGAATAAGAGCATGTACGAATTGAAATGAGACCTTAATCCCCTATGTAGGATGCTTCCACCGGCTTGCATGAGCAGAGAGAGAAGTAAGCGGAGGGTGTTAGAGAGGAGGACACGGAAAACAAGTTGTGATTGATTGCGATGCAGACCTGGAAGAAAAACCACCTCTGTCTGTACCTTTACAATATACTCCATCGAAGCCATAATTGACAAGACGCCAACTTGGTACCGCTAAAAGAACGGACAACTAACGGAGCAATGGCTTGCAGCGACAACTTGGAGATAATTAATTGCAGAATTGTTATAGTTCAAGTGACCAGAAAAGAACTATATTTTCCAGGCGGAGTAGGTGGGCAAGTGAGAGGTGGTCATTGGCGGAGGCACAGTGGAGGAAAATACAAGTGCAAGACGATCATAAGCCGCTGTCGATTGAAAATTAAGAAATCGAAATCAATAGGGATGCACTGCAATATTTCTCCTCCAGGTTCAAAGTTTGAGAGAAGAGGGAACCCTCCACCCCTATTTGCCGTCCAATCTGGCATGGCGATGTGTGCCAGGCAGTTTCATTAAGGATACTTCTGCTAACCACGTACAGGAATCGTAATAATGCAAGGACAGCTGCACCAACTCTGGTCAGAGCACAGCACAGTCACGAGGCTCCTTAGTCCATTTCTATTGAAATATTGTTCCGGACGGCAGCCTCTATCATATTTAACAGGCTAACTGGTCTGCAAAGACAGCCTGTTTGGCACGTTTCTCCGTATCACTGTAAATACTATTAGAACAGACTAAACATTTCACTTCACAAGACAAATTTATCCATAACCGTGATTGCTAAATTTTGGTTATATGCGTATGTCAAGATACAATGGGGGGAGATGCGCAGCATACTGCGTACCTAGCTAGCTAACTGAAAACTTCTTCATTTCTTCGTGGCTAAAGCAGCAGCAAGCTAATTAACAAGAAATAGAACCCGTAACAACTAGCTAACAAGAGCAAGAACAAATAAATCGAAGGAAAACAAAAGGAAAGGGAAAAAGCTAGCAGCTTTCTTCAACACAAATCGACCGTAGAGGGATGACAGATAAATCCTTATAACTAGCTATTCCCTAGAAGCATGCACCTCGAGTCCTCGACTAACCTGGAGAGGGACCTTCCGGAGGGGGAAGAAGAGTATGTACGAATGCAGATGAGACCTTAATCCCGGATGCTTCCACCGGCTCGTATGAGCAGAAAGAGAAGGCAGAGGAGGGTGTTAGAGAGGACAACGCGCAAAACCAGTGTCAGATTGATTGAGATGTAGACCGGGAAGAAAAACCACCTCTGTCTGTACCTTTACAATATACTCCACCGAAGCAATAATTGACAAATGACAACACGCCAACTTGGTAGCGCAATGAGCAGAATTGTTATAGTTCAAGTGGCTAAAAAGGAACTATATTTTCCAGTCGATGAGTAATATATAACAGACATCCAGCAGCGTGTTAAACATATTGTAACGTGACATATATGTAACGTAGTATGTAGCTCCGGCTAGGTTGTTAGGATCGATATCTATCCTTCTGTAACCGCAGTCttatctctccctctctttccttggtTCACAAGTTGTAATCCCAACCAATTGTATGCGCTATATCCAGGGAGGTGCGCCCCTGTTATATAAACACGCAGCGCGTCCCTCCAACGAGGCAAGACGCTTAAGCCAATCttcacatggtatacagagcctacCTCTTCCTATACATCTAGCATCCATCGTTTTCAATCCACGAGCTCGCCATGTCTTCCTCCTCCACCAGCGCTCCTCTGGCCGGCCTCAATGGTCAGGTTACAGAGAAGCTCACCCGGACGAACTACGTCCTCTGGCGTGCGCAGGTCACGCCACAGCTGATCGGGGCTGGTGTCTTCGGCTATGCTGAAGGAACAACCTAAGAACCAGAGAAGTTCATCACCACCAAGGACAAAGACGGCAAGGAATCAGCCtcgccgaaccctcttcatcaagtCTGGGTACGGGAAGAGACCCCTACTGTGTCCATCtatatatttatttttcttttggaaGCATGGTGATCAAACTACGATAAGAATAAAACCAAGATAAGTTCCACAGAAGAAACTATTGTAGTAACTAAGGTCTATGATGATTTTTAAAAAAAGAAGAatgatccccggcctctgcatctgggcgatgcatacggccactttattaattattctcacaagaccttataaagccatacaacagcaagattaatgccaccgtctaagcaacaactgttgCTACACCTAttcaattgatgaaggggcgcagatagtctgggcctaataccaaacagacatcgcagccaaacctaaacatctaagacctgaggtcccaaccaggacgcctgcccggtatgggcacctaccagtccggcgcactcctcaaccaggacgcctgccgggtatgaggccaccgtagccacctgccaccaatccatcttcagagttgtactgttgcatgtaccgtgtcaggtctctctgccatcgacgccaccacgatgcccgacagcgtcgtcctcctgcgtgagtccatcctcccacagcgaactccgaatctgcaTTGCGCCACGCTGtgaagatccgtcgccatcaatgtgtAGGATAAACCACCGCTCCATCAAAGAATCCGTCATCTagtccctcgatcacgtgtgtacctccaagaatgacgcccccaagggaggaacgacaccagagcgccgccgtcatccgatcatccgatctagggtttcccccggaggtagcagagagtggccttgaacttctccacggcgatgccttcaagaagggaatgacgcagatagcgccgccgccgtcggcctTAGCAGACGCCGAAGGCAAGTTTTCATCCAGATCGGTTCGAAGGGATCCAACTCTTGTGCACGGGCCGCCGTCACCACCAGGCAGAACCCTGGAGCACCGGCAGATCAGCGAGCCGCCGATCCCACCGCATCCAGATCACCGGCCACGCCGGGCCGCCGTCATCCCCCGTGTCGTCCGGGTCAGAGACGGAGCCGCCGACCGTGCACAAGGACCACCGCCGCCTGcacacgccggagcgccgccgagaTCCCAGCGCCTGCCACCGCTTGCCGagggccgccgccgcgcgccccgaGCGGACTCCCACGCACACCAGGAGAAACCGCGAGCGTGAGCCCTGCCATCGCCCCCAAGCCCGCACTGGCGCGCcccgcctccagcgcgccgccaACAACCGCCGCGATTCGCCCGCGCTAGATCTAGGAAGCCGTGGGAGaagagatcccgccgccgccgccgccgaccgggcTTTGCCCGGGGGCGCgtcccggcggcggcgaggaggagaggtCGGGGAAGGGACGAGgacgcggcggcgctagggttcccccCGGTCGCCGCGCAGGGGCGACACGGGAGGAGTCGGGGTAGGAAGGGATTGGCCGCGGGGTACTTGATCCGGAGCCGATACACGGCCTTCAACAACAGTCTATGATGATAGATTCAGAAATTTAGTGCTATGGTACAGCTACTAATCTGAGCCTCCGGCACAAAGTGTTGGCCTTGAATCTCCTGCAACCTGCATACCACCGCATGTCCACATGGAAGGGAATACAACAGACCACACAAGATTCCAGTACATCGAAGACTGCAACTACTAGCACCAGCTGGATTGGAAAACTCTTCTTGGTGGGCACACCTCAACTATAACATCCAGAAATAAAACACAACATATGGAACATTGTCGTTTTCTTCATATTACAGTATGTGTGGGCAGGTTCCGATGTCGTGCCCGAATATGGGCATAAATACATCTGATGTACAGGCAAACGGTAGCCCATAGCATGACATCGTCCACAGCTAATCCTATGTCTACCAGCTCAAGAATCAGAGTCACTTTCTGTATCGGAATGCACGTTGAATGGCCTATTTAGGTTCGTGTTCGCCTCGAGTGGaggcatatcatcatcatcatcatcatcatgtgatGTCATTCCTTCTGGCCCTGTCGGCCACCCATTGGGAGTTGACTTGAAGATAGTCGGCCTAGGATAAGAAATATGAGTGAATGAGTGACACACAATCAGTAGGACAACAAGCTAACAATTAATCCTGGTTTTATCAAGTAAAGCTACCGAGATGCAGAGCTTGTGCGGATGTACAAACAACAAACTGGTGTATTACTAGAAGGCCTACTGGGAAAACTTTTAGATTCTTCAATCCTAGTATTTTTGCCATAATTTTTACAACATCAACATTTTATTATAGTATCAGTTCTTGGTGTCATTTTTCATGTTCATTAGATCCAGCAAAACCTGAATCAAACCATTTAGGCTATTGAAATGCATTGGTAACTTGCATATCACATGGAATGTGAATTCAATCTAATGTTTAAGGAAAAAAAACTAGTTtttgaagcctgcatatgcacagtATACTATTGGAAAAGCTAAATGAACTGCCAGTCAACCACAAACATATGAACCACGCCATTTATATGCACATACTAGAGAAGGAGGCGGTACATGAGTGCTTTGCCAATGCACATGCTGGAGAAGGAACACTAGATGATTGCTTTatcaaaatgatgtcatgataaatacatGAAGCGGCAAATTACAAAGCAGAGTGGCAGCCAGCCACCAGCCTTTCACAAACTGACCCTGGTGTAAGTAGGTCATAAATAACACCACAAGCTTATACTACAACTTCAATATAAGTGAAATCACAGCTATTCAAAATCACAAGAAAATCTGTATTTATATAGTATATTGCAAGGGAGGGTGTATTTTTACCAATATCCCGGCAACTAAAGGGAAGCCTTCAGTTGTCTGGAAGAGGTATAATATAACACTGAAAACTAATGGCCATCTTGGGCCACTAAGCAGAATGAATTTGAAAGAATAAAAATTACAACCACCGCTAACTCATTATTCAATATAGTATGTGCATGTACTCTTAGGGTTACTTCTTACTACTCCCTCCTCCACCGCGAGCCACGACTgtagcatcccaaattttcaatttgtaatgttatacattagatcatcattgcatatcatattttatttttgcattttggttgatcctagaaagttctacgcaactcaaggacccatggagagagttggggatttcgttattttcatatttgagttttctcaaattttgagaataggatcatttgattttatttattttatcatcaattatttctattacaaaaatatgagagagggaatgaaatgactttcccaaaataaagaaatattgaggatttaataataaaatcaaataggattttatttcggagtttttcggtgttttatttgaatttaggaaaaatgtgcatttctcaaaattgcatttaggccccaaataaatgtttactttgtcgggcttgattttagaagtctgggaaaatttatttcgggatttttgaagtccgtttagtatttctttttattttttttcttccgagcggaatatttttaaaatatatatatatatatatcgaNNNNNNNNNNNNNNNNNNNNNNNNNNNNNNNNNNNNNNNNNNNNNNNNNNNNNNNNNNNNNNNNNNNNNNNNNNNNNNNNNNNNNNNNNNNNNNNNNNNNNNNNNNNNNNNNNNNNNNNNNNNNNNNNNNNNNNNNNNNNNNNNNNNNNNNNNNNNNNNNNNNNNNNNNNNNNNNNNNNNNNNNNNNNNNNNNNNNNNNNNNNNNNNNNNNNNNNNNNNNNNNNNNNNNNNNNNNNNNNNNNNNNNNNNNNNNNNNNNNNNNNNNNNNNNNNNNNNNNNNNNNNNNNNNNNNNNNNNNNNNNNNNNNNNNNNNNNNNNNNNNNNNNNNNNNNNNNNNNNNNNNNNNNNNNNNNNNNNNNNNNNNNNNNNNNNNNNNNNNNNNNNNNNNNNNNNNNNNNNNgccgccgccgctgccgcccgccaccgcgccgtcgccggacgccgccgccgaggttcaccGCCGCGCCTCGTTTTTCGTGCCATCGGTTAAAAAAACCGATCGATTTTCGTCGGTTTATTAGATTCGGTTTttcttaaatagatcggtttttccggtttatttattttagcgagcgttcgtcgtttttctttttcttggattaaatccgcgattttcctgatcgcgattcctgatccgattttcgttttagtttatctttttgctcgtttatcggaatcaggcgattcaagcgcctagagtttcgtgtcgaaaccctctatccgtttaaccaacttaaacaagattttgctactgtaaaatttgccctagatccagattagtagaacgaagttgttttctttcgccgtttgactttcgttgcttcgttcgatttgattctttttgccaaccggagttcttaagttgaaccttctggttagatctcttatttgagttttacctgtgcattagatgagtacttattgtatgcttgtttgtttgtctgcgatagagtacccggagtgcgccgcctgttacttcgaatcgttaggtttcccggatcatcagcaaagcaagtaacattttgatcataccttttctactacccagttttattgcattagatcaatcctcacacattgcatgattaggatctaattaaattgtgggatgggaagtagatgaggtagtacctattacctgtttattatcaaacctttgggagttacttctacgtttgcttattatgccatgctatgctagtagacgtggattgggtgagtgatatccatgacagatgtgagattgttaattaatggtttatctaaggtggcaacttaaacacacatctggatggattgaggcacctgggtattccaggacttgcctgttttttttggaccgccacccaggctcaaagggatcatgagactattcatactagaaacttccgtgtgcggccacaagctattatgggctctagcatagttgactaagttgtgcgaactcttacagtggtagactagcagatgtaggggatgtaggtggtacggtctacccgatcgtaaggtgctagcgcttctgaaagactatgtctcggtcatccgtcttctcaaacaccatgtagtgcgagaaaacaaatggaggcgatcgagtcttgtgaggaaaagtgcgcaaacctctgcagagtgtaacaaactaatcatggttagccgtgtccccggttatggacatcttgagtatctagtacatggattatcatgtgaatctcaacatgttactctaaattaattttgttgggttatgtttaatgatgatgcttaattgggattgagaatgctgtcaaccattctcaatgtttaacaaccaccatgatagtaattaaattttattcctttgaagtaggaaaaaattggctttacgcaaaactgtaaccatagagctttccaccagccaaatatgcatatagaatagttgttcattccattactctctatgtgttaccttgccagcatattccatgtgctgacccgttttcggactGCAACGTTaatattgcagacttttcagacgacaattaaggagttttacgtcgtggttctatactcagtgatgccgttggagttgatgggctcacttatcttccaagccttccgccgttatcgttattagatggccttaagccatatttattgtattaagttctctatggagacactcgatgtaataagtgtgtgattgctactctgctataaatcctccgagtactgtgtggtgtcagcattactgatccagggatgacaccggagcacagagatcagactatttgaggtctggtcgctacaacgacGCCGCCCCCGATCTGGACCGTCGCGAGCTGCGGCCGGTGGTGCTGGGACGGAGGGAGGCTCGGCCCCCTGCTGCGCGTCCTGGAGGGGACTGTGTTCCTCGTGCTTGCTGGTGTTTCGGCTGACGAGCTGCGGATCTGGCAGCTCGTCCGGTGGGTTGGAGTGGGGGTGGCGGCCCGCCCTCCCTGCTAGGGATTCCTCTCTGGTTGTGAAGTCTGCGGCGGCCACGCGTGGAGGTCTTTGGTTGTGAGGGCGGCGGCCCCAGATTTGGTGGTGGCGGCTTCGGCCAGGGGGCGGTGCGTGCCTGGACGTGGCGGGTCGAGGGATCTCGCGGCCAGTTGGAGTCAGACGGCAAGCCTCCGTGCTCTACAAGGTTTGGTGGGCGGTGGTTTTTGGCTGGCCGGTTCTGGCAGTTGGTGGTTGAGCTTCATCGGGAGAAATCCTATCTCTGGCCTTTGCCGGATGCGGCGACGCCCGCTGGCGCCGCACTCTTTCTTGGAAGCGTCGCTGGAGTGTGCTGCTTCTCCCCCCTTCCCGCGGCCTTGACTCCGGAGGGAAACCTCAGATCCGCGGGATCAGGCGATGAAGGCGCCTTCACGTCTTCTTTCTCCTTGGGGGCATCGTCTAGGAGCCGGCTACATCTGGAGGCCAGTGGTTGGCAGCATCTTTGCTGGCGGCACCTTCACCACGTGGTTTGCTGAGGAGGTTGTTTCGGGGGCACGAATTTctgtttggcaacgatgatggcATCAAGAGGAACTTGGGTCGCGGCTCGGGCTTTGGTAGTCGGATCTTCCCGGCGTGTATGAGGTGATTTTCCGTGGGTTTGCTTGGTTCCTGTGAAGTCGGAACTGCGGTGGAGCGAGTCCAGGTGGTGACGACGACAAGTGCTAGGTGGTTGGTGTGGTGGGCACGCTCGGCGCAAGTCCTTCATATTTCCCTTGTGATACTCGTCATCAAAGTAGGAGTTGTTGGTTGTTTGTGAGTGTGGCCATCTGTTGGCATACTCCGTCATAGCTTGTGCAGCTGTTCTGCAGTTATGTGTTTCATGTTGGTGGCTAGGTTGGCTGGTGGTGCCCATTTTGTGGGCTGGATTGTGTCGGTTTTAGCTCATTTTTCCGTCAATTAACCAGGCAATTCTcactcttcttaatcaatgaaatggcAAGTTTTTTGCCTGGCTAAAAAAACTTCTTACTACTACTCCCTAAAGGATCTTGTATTTCTTTACATAGGTAGTACTTGATAACTATTATTATCAGACAGCAAGGGTCAAGGGACACTTAGTAACTCACCATTCGCCAGATTTCTGGAGCGCACGAACTTGGTCATGAAAGAGGACTCGCGACACAACGCAGGCTATCTTGCTTCCAGATTctagagcctcgtccctcccactaGCATCAACAACCACGAAATTCCCTGCACATTCAGAGCACACATGTCATGAGCAAACCACCAGGTGCTGGCGACAAAGGCGAAGAGTAACTAACCAACCAACGACTTTGGCAGCCATGCCATTTGCTAGCTAAATCACTCACCGTTCTTGATCCAGAAACACTTTTGGAACTTGGCGGGGATCAGGGCGAGAGACTTGACGCCCTCGCCGTCTGTGACCTAGCATCAGCACCAGAACGGCGGCAGAGTGAGAACCAATTTTCAGAGAGGGGGAAGGCCTGGGCAAGAAGCTTGTACCTCGATGAGGTTGGAGCCGCGCAGCGTGACGACCTGCATGATGCTCTCGTTCTCCGCGAGCGTGACGGCGGtgccctcctgccacgcgcgccgcaGGTTCTTCCTCCCGGCCTTCATGCCCGCTCGCCCTTCCTTGGCGCCGCAGCCGacgggggaggaaggaggaagcggGCGAGTGGGACGCAACaaggcggggcggcgatggcggcgaggagtTGCAGGTGCGGCGGGGTGGACTTCTCTCAGCGTCGATCGGGTTCGTTAGGACCAGCTGGGCTGGGCTCCAAGCCTGCTTTCTCATTAGACGGACACGAATTGAGAGCCCACATGGAACTGAAAGTTCCAACTTGATCAACTTTCTTTTAGATTAAAAAAACATAATCAATTTCTTTATTTACACTTAATCAATTTTTTTAGGGGTTTCACTTAATCAATTACTATGTCATTTTCCTATTTCCTATATATCCATATTTCCAGTTCCAGAATTGTCTAAAAAAATTCCAGTTTCAGAATGAACATGTCTCCCTAAGAGGAGAATGTTTTGCATCTACAAAATGTCAATTTCATATCTATTTTTTAAAAAGGACTCAACATCGTCTCAAACCAGGAAAAAAATTCTCCTcgcaacaaaaagaagaagaaaaaaacaatttGATACTCCTTTCGTTCACAAATATAAAGTGTTTTGTTTATTTCAATATGACCTTCATATCGACTGAAATGAGTGAATAGACGCACTAAAACGAGTCTATATACATCTGATCTCATTTACAAAAAAGTTAAAACATCTTATACATGTGATCGAAGGGTATATCAAACAAAACAGTCTTCAGTTCAAATCCCACTGCTCTATCTTCAAATCGTCGTGTTCGGTCTGCGGTATTCTTAATGAGGCATGTGCTCCTCTGGTCATCTTTGGATGGTTTAatcaggctagtcatagtgggagtaacttagatatagtaacatagcgcactccaagaaAATTTTGTTTATATGGCATgtaattaatgaggagagaggtgtttagagtaacataatatgttactgtaacatagcgctttccgagaaaggatgagtctacaagctaataaatgatgcCATCTgtgacactactactatgttactttgcactatgaagatagtaatttagaatagtgtcatatgcatgacactagtaaaaGTTACTCCCTACTATGACCAACCTCAACCGGGAATAGTCTTTCCTGTAACCGCATTAAGTTATGTTTTTACATAAACAAGGAGGCCCTCCCTGGTTCCATTACTATGAATGAAACCAAATAGTCCATAAAATAGGTCAGTTCAGGAGAGCAGTTCGAAATAAAGAAAATAATACGACAACTAAAGCATGAAAGGAAAACGAAATAGCATGGTTGAGCAGTCTCCATGTAAGAGGAGAGAACTACTGCA is drawn from Triticum dicoccoides isolate Atlit2015 ecotype Zavitan chromosome 4A, WEW_v2.0, whole genome shotgun sequence and contains these coding sequences:
- the LOC119289417 gene encoding probable RNA-binding protein EIF1AD translates to MKAGRKNLRRAWQEGTAVTLAENESIMQVVTLRGSNLIEVTDGEGVKSLALIPAKFQKCFWIKNGNFVVVDASGRDEALESGSKIACVVSRVLFHDQVRALQKSGEWPTIFKSTPNGWPTGPEGMTSHDDDDDDDMPPLEANTNLNRPFNVHSDTESDSDS